In Maniola jurtina chromosome 19, ilManJurt1.1, whole genome shotgun sequence, the genomic stretch tttttggggcaTGTTGTGCCTCGGAACAACTTACTTAGGTACACCACTGCATAGAAACTAGAAATGAAGTGTTAGTCATTATATTGCTGCATTTGGACTTATACTCTGTTTCGTCACACATTCTGAGCAACCTTATTTTTAGGTTATTCAGGTTATAAAAATTCCCACGTTTTTGGGGGTaacttaaaaagttatttttgcaGTTAACCACATTTTAGATATAGGACGCGGGCGGCATAGACTATCGATTATAAAGTAAAGATCTCTTTGATCGCGTCGCGTTGCCAACGTTCCGCGCCAATGGTCCGCACGGCGAGGCAGCGGGCGACCTTTCGACCCAGCGCGAGGCGTGGCCGCGCTCCATTGGTCCCGCCCCGCGCCTCCTCTGCACTACACGCCTCCTCTCGCACACCGAATTTGTCTCGCACATTTATCTTGTTCACTTCCAATCAATTGTATCGTGGAATCAATAAGCTCGCTGCGACCTTGGCGTTATAGAAGCATCGGAAAATTCTTATTACGTCTATCTCTTCGCTGAAAACTTCGTGCTGccttaatttttcttttttatgctTAGATACGTTCTCACACCGAATAGGTATGTCTCGCACATTCATCCACTTGTTCACTTCCAATCAATTGTATCGTGGAATCAATAAGCTCGCTGCGATCTTGGCgtttgtatacctacatattatatcgGATTCGGAAAATTCTTATTGCGTCTAAGTATCTGTTCACTGAAAGACACGAGTAGTGACTGAAATCTCTACTTATAGAGATACCCAGTGTTTTACGTTGTCGTGTTTGCTTCCAATCATTTGTAGCGTGGAATCAATATCCTCGGAGGATCGGAAAATTTTTATTGCATGCATTTACTTACATATCTCTTcactcttcttcttctcttacttactttaagtaagtaggtaagtagcacctacttacttagataagtacttatttttttaataagttctAAAACCCAGTCAGTTTCACATTCATTTGATTAGgcaattaggtacttaggtaagtacctacttaggtacttacctacgtacTTTCCTACTTAAGTATCTCGAGTTTGTTCATTCGAATTTGTTTCAAGGTtctaaaatattaggtatgtccTCTGTCTCACTACACACAACTTAAACCACAAACAGCGAACAATGTTTAAAGAGGTCATTCCCTCGGGAGCTTTTTACTTAATTCCGGCGTTTTGTACAATTTATAGCGACAGCAGTGACGACTGAAGGGAATTGTAATGAGCCCCACAATGACTTCGTTAAAATACTTCTATTTGTCCGTACGACACCGAACGGTGATTTGTTTTCGCGCCTTTGTTCTTTTCATGGCCATTATTCTTATTGTgacgtttaaaaaattaattgcttgaTTTTCGTTTTTGTGAGTGTTTTTTGGGTGGGTGCTTGTCTATTTTGTGGGACGTTTAAACAAATCGTTAAAGAAGATAGGTAGATCTACTACTTATCTAGAAATATTTCTTAATAGCTAGAATCTATTTTGCAATTTGGCTCGAAACGAAATAGGTACTTTCCTATTGCATCTGTGCTTTTTCTATGCCTATCCACTATCCACACCAAAACTCTACACTGACATTAGAGGTCAGCTCAATTTCGTATGCTCATTATGCGTGGTATGGTCTACCATTTTTTTCTCGTTACTGTGAACCGTACGATTAGTTTACTCAACTCAATGTATTATAAGCACTAAGCGTAGTACCTTTAAGAGCTAGATTGGTTTGCACGTCTCGTTGTATCTCGACACCGGTCACCGGTCAGCGGTCACGCATCTCTACCTATAGGTAGTTATAGGTACTGTTTATGCTTTGTTAAAATATATTGCGTGCTTTATATTCTAAAGCATACCTATTTGTGTCCCACTAGGGGCAACAACCTCCTTTTTACTTATGTTTATTGCCTAAtggtgttaattttttttaattatgtaagcttactaatttttagggttccctacctcaaaagggaaaacagaacccttataggatcactttgttgcctgtgtgtccgtttgtccgtccgtccgtccgtcgtgtcgcATACCTATTAAGAGGACTTACGTTACTACACTCAAACAGAAAGAGCTTTTTATACGTCTCACGAGGACATTCGATTTCTAGAGTGTGCAAAAACATCTTTGTCTTTTTAATCCGGTTATCTACGTCATCCTCTAAGAGAGATGATGCTAGTtgctaggtacttactacttaccgAGGTAACAAAACTCCTCCACGTATCGTAAGTAAGAAGCATGACTTTATACAGAACAGAATCTCCTAATATCTAATGACAAAATAATATCGATGATCGATGTAAGAACGAAAATCTGCAGTTCGTTCTTCCAAAGtaatgaatacattttaagtaagtacctacttatcgaaCATTGGAAATTagcttatttataataatattattattattgggaaTTATTGTAAATTGGGAAAATTAAGAAGAAAGTAGGGTCCATTGAAAATTGGTGAAAAGTTGAGATTTGAAACAATGGCGATGTAGCAACGCACATGCGATGGATGGTGAGGCCCGGCAGCGCGGGGGGGGGGCGCGCAGTCCGCACGCGCAGAACAAAGGGCGCGCCGTGAACCGCGACCGACGCGCCTCGCTGACCGCGCCGTGTGTCTGCGCACGCCTGCTACCATACGCGTCCTGATTTTTTAGGACCTTTGTTTGCTTTTAAAACcttcttttttcattttaattgctCAATTCTTGTATTGCCGTCTGTTTCTACAATTCTATTcaatttaggtattttataccatcGATGTTTTTATAACCAAACATGTTCAATTTGTTTAGAAACCAAACATGAACATGTTTGGTTTCTAAAACCAAACAtgttcaatttaataaaaatctgccCGCCTTATTAGACATACATTATAATGACATTAATTTAGAATCAGTGAACGTAATCAAGTTTTTAGGAATATACGTGGATACAAATCTAACATGGAATGAACAGATCGGTAAGGTTGCTGGAAAGGtcaataagttttgttttgtcCTGCGACGGCTAAGGAATATAGTAGATATGAAAACCGCTGTACAAGTATACCATGCGTACGTGGCCTCTAGTCTTAGATATGGTTTGATGTTCTGGGGTAATGGGAGTTACATAAATAGAGCATTCATTGCCCAAAAGAAATGCGTCCGAGCAATGTGTGGTGCCGCACCAATAGATAGCTGCAAAccacttttcaaaaaacttaatttgttGACTCTGccatgtttatatttatttgatatttgtGTCTTTATTAAGAAGCATAATGATCTTTTTACTAAAGCGTATAATGTTCGCTCTTATCCTACGAGGAATCCTAATAGGTTGGTTTTGAATTGTGTCCCTAGAACGGCAATGTATACAAAAAAATTCACTGGAATGTGCATTAAAGTTTTCAATAAATTGCCAAATCACATCAAATCATTACCTCTGGGaccatttaaaagaaaattgcaTGAATGGCTCAGTGCGAAAACATTCTACACTGTAAATGAATTCTTTGAATACAaagaatgaaaaaaattataattttaaaacatcttAGTTATTtgacattatatttattgatttgacTTGATGTGATTCTACTTGTCCGGAATTAGGTCTCTCTTATATTATTACCTGAAGAAATACATCTATATttctatatttcaattttttgacttgtaacattgtgacatatatttattttataattgtgactccacgagtacctacctactaatgtttaattttctttgaatatgactgtaagttcttttgctaatttatatattgaattgttaaattttctattgattaaaaatgatattttatgtactcaTTGAAAATGTATTGAAAATGTATATAAAGATAgttaattttgcacgccatgtcatggcagattgtgatacgtacctacttaaaatttatgtaacatcttttttacttacaatcttgcaataaaggaattgaattgaattgaatatacacataatattatgcaagttggtcatattattataccttcCCTACCTAGATGAGATAGGGTCGAAGTTGATACCTACAGAGGCCTACTTTTTAACATAGGCGCTTCTTTGTTTCGTCCGACTCACTTATTTTCTGACACAAGTGCTACTGATAGCACAGAACCGATATATGCCTCCTATAGATTAGTAACTCAATGTCTAGGTATTATTATAGGCCAATATTAGCGAAACAGTGGCCCTAAATCAAGTAGGCAGGAAAGTACCTGTAGGGGACAGAATGAAATATtgtcaaataaacttttacttgtgaatctaccactggttcgaaatgctaCAGCAAGAAATTCTACAGTTCTACAGTAAACATAGAGTTAGATCTAATAGGTACTTTAAGGTCTCCTGCGCACCAATGACCCCTTTACCTTTAAGAATTAGAACCTATACCTCAACAACCTTATCTTAATTTTCAGGGGGCTACACAACAGGCGGTCCCCGCGAAACCAACACATACTACACCGAAGCGAGCGGCGGCGCCGCGGCCCCGGCGCATGCGCCCGCACCCGCCGCGGCCTCGCCCCTCGACGAGTACTACCAGCCCGAGTacccgccgcccgcgcccgcgcagcCCTACCTCGACGACTACTACCaccacgcgcacgcgcacgcgcagcCGCTGCTCACGCACGAGCACAAGTACCAGCCGCACACCTACACCAAGCCTTACCCGAGAAGTGAGTAGCTTTGGagtttatacttacctacctcgaCAGCAACAGTACCACGCAGCAGCTGCTCACGCATGAGCATAAGAACCTTACCCGAGAAGTATCTTTTGAGTTTagctaagtacataatatttcgcaagtaagtctgccaatccgcacttggtcagcgtggcagacaaTAGCCAAAACccttcattctgagagaagacccatactcagtagtgggccagcgataggttaatcatgatgatggtgatgacataatattcaacaaatgaaataaataacattctCTTCTGCCTAACTCTCGATATCTCGACGACGATCAACAGTAGGATCTCACGCTCAAAAAGAACATCTGCACACCCAAAACCTTGTCCGAGAAGTACCTAAGTCTCAGTACCTCGACTACTACCACCACCATGCGAAAGCGCTGCTCATAACCCATCTACCCATAAACACCGGCAACCGCCCATAAATACCTATCACCTTTAGAGATCATCCTGCAAATaagtgtacctacctgcctagtCCCTGATCACTATtcactttattatttactaccCATGCTTTCCATGCATAGCTCcttgatgatgattattatcaaCCATTCCGTGTCCTTGAATGACAATTATTATGGAACAGAAGTTGGAATTTGCTATAAAAAGGAAAACAAGTTTTGAGATTTCAATCAGTTTTTCCGAGCGCGTCATAAAATGTTTCATCTGCAATTTTCACACTTTAATGAACAATCAAGCAACACTGCCTTGAACatgaataaatacataataacgTGCTATGTAAGAGATGCCTTTGTTGTAGTTTATCGCACTGAAATCTTTTTCTAATAAACCTTGGCCACTTAACTTTTTtgcatacctatattataattaactgtAACATACCTACCAGGCGTATCTACATAAACATACCTAACCATTTGTATTTGCACCTCTCCTTTTAAAGGCAAGATATTCActcttaaataggtaggtatttacttatcctatttagtaggtaatagtcaaaactacctacttttataactgtaaaaatggtctaaaataCTATTGAGGgtggtcaaaattatttttgactgAAATAAGAAGGTATTGGTTAATGATGCAATCCTGGATAATGGATGGGTAATGATACCTGTATGTATTGTTGCAGCGGCGGGCGGGAGATACGGCGCAGGCGGAGAAGTATACGGCGAGGCTTACGCGACAGAGTACGGCGGCTGCGCGGAGTGGAGCGAGTGGCCGGGCGAGCAGCACGCGCTGCTGCCGCAAGACAAGCTGCCCTACCCCACCTCCGGGCCCTGTTTCACTGGTACGCTATCTACGTCGACTTGCTTCGAAGGAACTCGTCTTAAGAAATCGATGGACTACTCTAAACCAAGCTAGGGTTTCTTTTTATAcctctgtctgtcagtctgatGCCCTATCTGCAAAATCTAGAAGTtaagttaaatataaaatatagtaggtaggtaggtaggtaggtaggtacctactatataaaTGTAAACAGAAAATTATAGATCCTTTTATCACTGCACAGACATggttaggtataataaattttgaaaatattctgAATATGCCTTTCCTTGaaaaacaaaagcaaaaaaaatattttcctataATTGCTTCTCATTTATGCCTTTGAACTTTTTAAATCGTTCAAACTGAGGTGGTAACAATGTCCCGTACATCGTAAAGCAAGTGTGTACCATCTGCACAGGCTCAGGACCCATCCAGCTGTGGCAGTTCCTGCTGGAGCTGCTCACGGACAAGAGCTGCCAGGGGTTCATCTCGTGGACCGGCGACGGCTGGGAGTTCAAGCTCACTGACCCGGATGAGGTAACACACACTTACTATTTATTTCTCATAGATTTTTTTCTCTAAGACCTTCTGTCTTCCTGGTATTTTGACCAGGGTTTTGTAACCTATTTTAGACATTACTATtttaaggattccgtaccacaaaaggaaaaaaggaactcttacaGGATTACTTGGGTATCCCTCTgtttgtgtatctatctgtcaaGGTCCTTTTTCTCAGGAACACGCGGATGCatcaagttgaaattaatatgaaatGTCTACAATCTCTTGGAACTGTTAAAAAATCATACTTATAGTTATAAGTATGATTTTTCGTATCGTATTTGTCGTATCTTTTGATTGCGGTGAGTTCACCGCAATCAAAAGATACGACAGTTTACTCTGCATATTTTGACACTCGCATTGGgagtcaaaacctatagggtagggacttcccgttgacctagaatcatgaaaggccaGAAGACCATGATATTGTAATTATATCACATTAAGATTTGCgactaattaattttttaatggtGTTGTCCACAGGTGGCTAGACGCTGGGGCATCCGCAAGAACAAGCCCAAGATGAACTATGAGAAGCTGTCGCGCGGCCTGCGCTACTACTACGACAAGAACATCATCCACAAGACGGCCGGCAAGCGCTACGTCTACCGCTTCGTCTGCGACCTACAGAGCTTGCttgggtaagtaggtatcaGCCGGTCGCATGTTGTCACAAATTGTCTGTCAGAACCTCACGCGCGCCGTACAACATTCGCTCattattacatacattttgaaCTACGCAGACTCAGTTTCCCGGATCGAATGTCTGCTTCTGAATATACTCGCAGAGTGAGTCTGGTTTTGGATGAATCTTACCGAATACGTAGTGGCGCGTACACTGACTATAGAATAAGTTCACAAGTTGTATGTTTTTGTTTAGTACAAACAAGGTGTGAATGGCTCTATAGGTACTCAATATACCTATGCACTAAGTACTATGTATTCGGTAAGTTCCAATGTAGCTATGCACTAAGTACTTCCCATGTATTCAGTAATTCCCTACAAAAAACGTGCGTGTGTTGATGCCTTGTAAAAGAGGTCTGAGTGCGATAGAAAATTTTCTGACAGACAGTTTCTAATGATATCCTTAAACCGTCTAAACGCACCATCTCCGCTGTTGAAGACGAAGTCCTCCTTTCTTTAGGTTATCCTGACAATGAATGATTCTAATGGAATTATAGGGAATAATATATTCCCGCAGGTATACCTACAGATAATAATTTGTTGAATAATTTGTCTAAGTACCATAAGTATGAcctcattgagtttgattgatcACACGGGAATCAAATACGCTCGCAGCTCCGAATAAcctcttaattatttaaaaaacgtTTTCCTAAATCGATGTTCGCATAAGTAAAAAATcattcttaattatttttttctttgtagGATCTCACCAGAGCAGCTGCACGCAATGTACGAGCCTAAAATGGAGAAAAAAGACGACGACTGATCCCGACTCCACTCGACCGTGTCTCACCACAttcatttagtaaattaataaat encodes the following:
- the LOC123875157 gene encoding transforming protein p54/c-ets-1-like isoform X1, which gives rise to MKLEWTESESDYGLEEAAFYEAPASIPPAPRKHVSFSLRLELCDEGGGAADGIKTEPPETEEPRTMQKVPSLSDLTDPEASLDIPSQVPPLTPGTNKKMAEALKATFASWEKEQLRLGVPKDPRQWSEAAVAAWLRWAAREFSLEGVALQQFARAQGKDICAMGREEFVARAPAFMGDILWEHLEILQKDVEKERSLLANVPPNMYESNVCLPELPDYIPPPAHHYNNNNNSGGYTTGGPRETNTYYTEASGGAAAPAHAPAPAAASPLDEYYQPEYPPPAPAQPYLDDYYHHAHAHAQPLLTHEHKYQPHTYTKPYPRTAGGRYGAGGEVYGEAYATEYGGCAEWSEWPGEQHALLPQDKLPYPTSGPCFTGSGPIQLWQFLLELLTDKSCQGFISWTGDGWEFKLTDPDEVARRWGIRKNKPKMNYEKLSRGLRYYYDKNIIHKTAGKRYVYRFVCDLQSLLGISPEQLHAMYEPKMEKKDDD
- the LOC123875157 gene encoding transforming protein p54/c-ets-1-like isoform X2, with amino-acid sequence MKLEWTESESDYGLEEAAFYEAPASIPPAPRKHVSFSLRLELCDEGGGAADGIKTEPPETEEPRTMQKVPSLSDLTDPEASLDIPSQVPPLTPGTNKKMAEALKATFASWEKEQLRLGVPKDPRQWSEAAVAAWLRWAAREFSLEGVALQQFARAQGKDICAMGREEFVARAPAFMGDILWEHLEILQKDVEKERSLLANVPPNMYESNVCLPELPDYIPPPAHHYNNNNNSGGYTTGGPRETNTYYTEASGGAAAPAHAPAPAAASPLDEYYQPEYPPPAPAQPYLDDYYHHAHAHAQPLLTHEHKYQPHTYTKPYPRTAGGRYGAGGEVYGEAYATEYGGCAEWSEWPGEQHALLPQDKLPYPTSGPCFTGPIQLWQFLLELLTDKSCQGFISWTGDGWEFKLTDPDEVARRWGIRKNKPKMNYEKLSRGLRYYYDKNIIHKTAGKRYVYRFVCDLQSLLGISPEQLHAMYEPKMEKKDDD
- the LOC123875157 gene encoding ETS-like protein pointed isoform X3: MGIKVMMKAFNKPKDIPSQVPPLTPGTNKKMAEALKATFASWEKEQLRLGVPKDPRQWSEAAVAAWLRWAAREFSLEGVALQQFARAQGKDICAMGREEFVARAPAFMGDILWEHLEILQKDVEKERSLLANVPPNMYESNVCLPELPDYIPPPAHHYNNNNNSGGYTTGGPRETNTYYTEASGGAAAPAHAPAPAAASPLDEYYQPEYPPPAPAQPYLDDYYHHAHAHAQPLLTHEHKYQPHTYTKPYPRTAGGRYGAGGEVYGEAYATEYGGCAEWSEWPGEQHALLPQDKLPYPTSGPCFTGSGPIQLWQFLLELLTDKSCQGFISWTGDGWEFKLTDPDEVARRWGIRKNKPKMNYEKLSRGLRYYYDKNIIHKTAGKRYVYRFVCDLQSLLGISPEQLHAMYEPKMEKKDDD